The following coding sequences lie in one Montipora foliosa isolate CH-2021 chromosome 11, ASM3666993v2, whole genome shotgun sequence genomic window:
- the LOC137976625 gene encoding galactose/N-acetylgalactosamine-binding lectin CEL-III-like, whose amino-acid sequence MHECGGTYDQMWSQPRQYCDGDYCSFMNKASGKCLDVSGDQASSGSNVLTYGCDGAPDQRFKWVSGNWVTPTADWDLVGCNQNGQVTQEISNEISYSTTESETATVEIAAAVEAETLFGSVSLSVTTSYSLSKEWTMSQSQTTAITFTCENYDSGKPFVRGCMWQLQVTTKERLSPTTR is encoded by the coding sequence ATGCACGAATGTGGAGGAACGTATGATCAAATGTGGTCACAACCTAGGCAGTACTGCGATGGGGACTATTGTTCCTTTATGAACAAAGCATCAGGAAAGTGCTTGGATGTTTCTGGAGATCAAGCAAGCAGTGGGTCAAACGTGCTGACTTACGGCTGTGATGGGGCACCAGATCAACGCTTTAAATGGGTGTCTGGGAATTGGGTAACGCCGACTGCTGACTGGGATTTGGTAGGCTGCAATCAAAACGGCCAAGTCACTCAAGAAATATCTAATGAAATCAGTTATTCAACAACAGAAAGCGAAACTGCAACAGTTGAGATTGCCGCCGCAGTTGAAGCTGAAACCCTCTTTGGTAGTGTGTCACTCTCCGTAACTACATCATACTCTCTGTCAAAAGAGTGGACAATGAGTCAGTCACAGACAACGGCGATAACGTTTACCTGTGAAAATTATGATTCTGGTAAGCCGTTTGTCCGGGGATGCATGTGGCAATTGCAAGTGACGACAAAAGAACGACTCTCTCCGACAACAAGATGA